TTCGGTATAATCTGAATAGCCGTAACAGAACTGTAAGAGATCACCGTCCTCAAGTATATTGCCAGATAGTCCCATGGGTGCAGATTCACCATTGATGTAAATGCTCCAGTAATATGACCAGTCAGCCTCATTATTTAGATCTCCTATTCCGTTCAGGGAGAACGTTTTGTAGGTTTCATAACCGGAATCACTCGTATAAAAGTTAAATCCACCATTTTCACCTGCTGCTTTGAGTGCTGCAAGATCAGATGTTGCATTGACGTCATACTCAGCAGTTGGATCATCTGTCGGGGAGTATTTGAAATCCGGAGATCTGGTCAGAGAAACTTCACCTTCGTAGTTGAAATTTTCGTGGACATCAACTGTGATATTTACGATGTTTGTGAAGCTTGTCGGTGACGGGAAGATCCCTGCCGTATAATTTGAATAACCATAACAGAACTGTAAGAGGTCACCATCTTCTAAGATGTTGCCTGAAAAGCCCATTGGTGCTGATACTCCATTGACATAGATTGCCCAGTAGTATGACCAGTCCGCAGTGTTATTTACATCCGAAATCCCGGTAAGCGAGAATGTCCTGTATTTCTCGTAGCCGGAGTCACTTGTGTAAAACTCAAAGCTGTTCTCTTCTGCAACAATTTCAAGTGCTGCAAGGTCAGATGTTGCATTGACGTCATATTCGGCAGTTGGATCATTTGTCGGGGAATATTTGAAGTTATGACCTTTTACAAGGACAGCCCTGCCATCCCAGTTAAAGTCACTTTCCTCAATAACAATTTCTGTTGTTTCAGGTTCAGTTTCTGACAGCAGAGACAATTCTTCCCGCATTTCTTCTTCCGTTACATCATATTTCGCTGAATCATCTTCTATTGGAATGAGATTTACTTCGTCCGTAACTGCCGGACTTTTCTCAGTTATATTCTCAGTTGCCTCTTCAGGGGCCCCATACATATCTGTAACCGGCATCACTTCCGGAGTCGATCCAACGATACTGTCTGTTCCGTCCGCAATACCGGTTCCGGCAGAAACGATTGTAACAAGGCATAACGCCACTACCAGTCCGGATAAAAGCTTTAAAAATTTAAGATTCATACTACCTCACTTTTTAATAATTAACTACATTATTTTTGTTTTAATCACATAAATATTTACTTAATACAAATTATACTTAATAAAGCCTGATCCTTTAATGCACCGGTATTTATTCCTGAAAAATTCCCTTTGTAAACTATATCTGATATAAGGACACATTATAGAAAATATGACCAATAGTAAGCCGGAAAATTGTCCGGGCGATAAACTTTTCAAATATTATCCGGAAGATTTCAGCGAGCCTGCCGTAGATGTAATTCATATGGACCTTGAATTTGACATCTATGATGACCATACCATAACAGATTCACAAATTCACCTGAAATCACCCAAAAATCCGGTGGAGAACTTAACCTTAAACGCAAAAAATCTTGAAATTAAGCTTGTCGAATCATCCGGACATGAACTGACATACGAATATGACACTGAAAAAAGCCTCCTTAATATCTCATTTAAAGATAAAATTCCGGCAGGAACAGAATTTACAGTCCATACCAGAAGCGTCTGCCGGCCAACCGCAAACATCCTTGAAGGCCTGTATTACGATGTAACACCAGATGGTGCACCGCCACAGCAGATAACCCAGTGCCAGCAGTGGGGATTTCAGAGAATAGTCCCCTGCATTGACGAGATGACCGCGAAATGCACATACACCACCACAATAAAAGCCGACGGGAGATACACAAATCTCATCAGCAACGGAGATATATCCGTGCCCCGGCATGACATCGGCAACGGGCGTGTATCAATCACCTATTCCAACGAAATTACGCCTATGGCGCCATATCTCTTCTTCCTGGGTGCCGGCACATATGACACATTCACCCGTGAATTTGAATATCCAAACGGCAAAAAGTTCAGTCTTGAACTGCTTGTTCCGCCCGGAAGCAGCAGAGAAGAGGCAGAAAGTGCCCTTGAGATCCTTGCAGACGGGATTATGTGGATGTATCTTTTCACCGGGCCGGAGCAGTATCGTGATACCGATATCCGTCAAAAAATGTACGAACTTGCAAAAGAGAGAGACAGGCTGAAATTTTCAGCCGGAAATCCGGATAAGACCGCCCATGTAAGAGAAGTGCTTGCAGAACTGTCCAAAACGATTCATCCGGGATACAGTTACACCGGCACAGTGTACCGTGAGATAGGCATGCAGAACTCTGACTTTGGCGGCATGGAGAATGTCGGAAATACGACCATTACAACAAACAGGATAATGCCCTTCTCACAGATTACAGACCCGGCATATGAATACCTGACCCGTGTTAAGGTGCATGAATTTTACCACAACTTAAACGGCTCTGAGGTCACAGGGCAGAGTCCCTTTGAGATCTGGCTCAATGAAGCAGTAACAGTTTTTATTGAGGATCAGTATCACGCCTTTAAATTCGGAGAAGATTACGCCCGGCTTCAGACTGTAATTGATCTTTTGGCCCCCGGAAACGGCACTATGGCATATGACCGGGGCACAGGTTCAATTCCAATTGAGCCTGACGGATTCAATGACCCAAATGACCTGATAACAGGTGTCACCTATGTCAAATCGCCGGAATTTGTAAGGATGATTGAGACACTTATGGGAAAGGAGGCTTTTGCCCGTGCACTTAACCGCTACCATACAGAGTTCAGCCACAGAAATGCGACAGGAAGAGACTGGCTGAAGGTAATGGAAGAGGAGTCCGGCCTTGACTTCTCAGTTATGGCAGGACAGTGGCTTAAGCAGACCGGATATCCGGAGATAAAGGTCTCTTCGGATTACAGCCCTAAAGAACGGCGGCTTGCTGTTAAGATAGAGCAGTCAGGCCAGAAGGAAACGGACATGTGGGAGTTTCCACTCTCCATTGTACCTGTCGGAGCGGCCGGCACTGATCTGGCAGACATAACGGTCAGAGTCAGGAACAGAACAGAAGAAATAGTCATTAATAATATTGATCAGCCACAGTTTATATCATACAGCAGGGGCTATGGCGTTTATGGTAAGGTCTTCACCGATACTCCGGCTGAAAAACTGATACTTCAGGCAGGAAATGACCGTGATGTAACAAATCGGTTTATCGCATTCTACAGGCTTTTAGACCTTGAAAAGATGCAGATCATTGAAAATCCCGGACATGAAATCTCAGGACACATATCTGATCTCTATATGGAATTTTTAAGGGATGATGAACTTATCCGGAAGACCGGCGGACTTTTACTGACAATTTTTGAGTCTGTTGATGACGAGTCATATGCCCACAATTACAGGCTTATGTATGATATTAAGCAGAAGATCTGCAGGGCTGTTGCTTCCCGGAATTATGATGAACTTGTCAGGATTTATCAGAAATACAGTTCTCAAATCTCTGCCGGCAACTCCGGGGGATCAGGCCCTGACAGCATTATTGCCGATATAAAGCCAAGGCAGGTTAAAAATACGGTGCTGAATCTCCTTTCATCCCTCGATCTGCCAAAAATTCATGATATGGCAAAGAAACAGTTTGAATATTCCACAAATGCCTCAGACAGGCTCACAGCATTTTCATTTTATTTAAACAGCAGTGCGGACGACAGAGCCGAAATGCTGAATAAATTCAGGTCAGAGTCGATGGCACACCCGGTGAGCCGGGAAGCCTTTTATGCGGCAGTTGCCGGATGCAGCAGGGACGATACAGCTGAACTTGTAAGGACACTGATGAACTCACCTGATTTCAACATTGAGCAGGCAAACGACCAGAGAGCTTTATTCGGGCGGTTTGCACAGAATAAGAAGATCTCACTTGAGACAGAAGCCGGCAGAGAACTCCTCTCAGAAATTCTGAAAACTCTCATTCCGGTAAACGAATACAGCAGTGTAAACATCCTCTCAGTATTCGGCAACCTTGACAGGATGGACAAGGAATATCAACCGCCCTGCGTCAGGCTCCTCCTTGAAGCATTAGATTCCGCAGATAAAGATAACACTCCGGCGGTGTACAACACAATAAGGCGTATTCTGATAAAATCCCCCGTAGCTGTTAAGAGTTATGAAAATTCAGACGGGGTTATGCCTGAGTGGCTTATAGGGAAATAATCAGGAACTAAATCATCTTTTTTTTGCGCAACATTCACCTAAAATTCCAGGAATCGATTCCTCATATAAGATCTGATCACGCCTGAGAATATTATCCAGAAAAGATGAAATTGTCAAAACATCTTTATTCAGACAGTAATTATTCTGTCCTATTTTGATATAACACAAACAAAATTCAGATTTCAGATTGTTAAGCAACTCAAAACCTTTACCCAGTTCAAATGTTGGGTACAGTTGTTCAAATTTATCTCTTTCAGGCCTATTAATACTTTGAATAAGATTTCTTGGAAGATAAAGATGTGAAAATTCATTCATGCTAATCTGTAGCAGCGAAGCGTATTTTGCAAGCGCAATATTATACTGAAAATAAAACCTGTAATAATCACCTTTTGTTATAACATATGAGGCATGTTCAAAGGAATCAATAAACTGATCTGTCAATTTATCGATAATTGTAACAGGATCAACCACCTCTGAATGCTGAGAACACAGAAATTCATCATTCAATATCCCGTGTTTGTCAATTAAAATAGAATCTCTATACTTCTTTATTTCAGAATATGGAAAATATTTAAACAATAATTTTTTATCTGAAGAAATTATTATATCAGTTTTTAAATTTATTTCTGAGTAATAGAGAATTATCTTATTTTTTTCAGGATTCAGAAGTAGATTAATTTGGTCACAAAATATTGCTTCAATATCATTTTTTATTCCTGGAATATCTTCTTCTCTGCCCACTATTAAAAACAGGTCAATGTCAGAATTATGGGAAAAATCTTTTTTTCCAAAAGATCCAAATGTAATTAAACCAAAAATATTCTCTGCATTAGACACATATCTATATATTTGATCTATAATATCATTGTGGAAAATCATAAGGTCACAGTAATAAATCAGTTATTTTTTTAGCAACATAATCTGGGTTCTCATTTTCAGCCGGCATTATTCTGCTAAAATAAAAATCATAAAAATGCCTCCTTAAAAAATCCCACCTAAGTTCAATGTTTGAGTATATACTTATTATCGACTCCTCAATATCACCCCATTGATATGGTGCCGGCACAGCATTTTTCCGTAATTTTGCTCTTTTATTACAGACTGATATTGGAGTATCAATCCAGAATACAGATATCTCGGCTCCAGACTGTAAAAGTGCATTATAAATATTTTCAGCATGAATTCCTGAGCCGGAAAACTCCAGAATTAAAGATTCCTTGTTATTGCATTTCTCAATAAATCTGTATTGTGCAAAATATTCACCCGAATACGAATTATCTATGTTTTCCAGCCTAAAATTATCAAGTGAATAATAAGGAAGTGATAATCTTTCAGAAAGAACATCTGAAATAGTAGTTTTCCCAGCTCCTAGTGTTCCTATAAGCAGAATTTTTTGCAGGGACATCACCTCCCATAAAATTTACAGACTCTGCATTCTCCACCTTTATTATGTTCCTCTACAATATCAGGATATTTTTTATGAAATCCTGCCCAGCCTCCATCCAGACAGACAATATTATTAATATTAAACATTGATTTTAACAATGCTCCAAAGATATAACTTCTTGTACTGCCCTCAGGCTCTTCCCCTTTAACCAGTGGCCCCTGGCTCACCATTATAAATTTTTTTAATGAATTATTCAGCGTTATTTTACTCAATTCCCTGAATTTATCTTTTTTAGTTAGATCAATGTAAAAATATGGAATATTAAATACAAAATTTATATTTTTATTGTACTTTAATGGCAAATGCCCTTCTCCCCACTCCTTTTCTGTTCTTACATCAATCACTATTATTTCTTCATTTGAATCAAGAATCTCCATCAGTTTATCGGGTGAAATATCCGGAATTTTAATAACTTCTTCTATTCTCTCTTTTTCACATAACAGGCAGTGACCGTTGTACCCAATCTGGTGTTTTCTGCAAAAATTTTTGACATCATGACCAAGATCCAGATGTGCTTTTATGTCACAGTCCGGACATAGTGCCTTATTGCAGTCCTCGCAGATCATGATATATGGTAAGTTATGCTCTTCACATACAAGCTGTTCATTCCTTGCAATTGTGAGAAGTTCATCCCATTTCAGATCATGTTTTTTCTCGAGTAATTTCCGGACATATCCATTGACACTTTTTGAATCGCTTTTTCCCATTGACCAGTCAATGACTTCTTTTGTATCATTATCTACTGCAATAGATGTTCTGCCCGGGGTTTTTCTTTTACGCATAATACTCACAGATAATTGTATTAAGTATTCAACATCAAAGCATATATCTGTTTTTGCATAAAATCGCATACAAAACAAAAATATTCAAAACAAAAATATTCAAAACAAAAATATTCAAAACACATATATGTGCTGAGGAAGAATCATTATTGTGGTTACAGAGGTTGCAAAAGATCAGAGCAAATCTGTCAGTGCAATAAGCTCTGCAATTACAAAAACCAGAGGAGGTGATAAATATAACAAAAAAGAGCAGCAGAATGACTTCTGCTGACGCAGGCAGAATTCAGGCACATGCAGACCGGAACAATACAAACCAGAGTTTTAAGGCAGCGGCACAGAGAGCAGCAGCAAAGAACAGCAAAAAATAGAGGAGATGATTATCATAACAAAAAAGAGCAGCAGAATAACTTCTGCTGACGCAGGCAGAATTCAGGCACATGCAGACCGGAATGGCACAAACCAAGGCTTTAAAGCAAGAGCACAGAAAGCAGCAGAAAAGAACAACAAAAAATAAAGGAAGTGATTATCATAACAAAAAAGAGCAGCAGAATGACTTCTGCTGACGCAAGCAGAATTCAGGCACATGCAGACCGGAACAATACAAACCAGAGTTTTAAGGCAGCAGCACAGAGAGCAGCAGCAAAGAACAGCAAAAATTAAACAAAATTAAAACCTATTTTTTGGCATTATAATGAGAAACATTTTAATTACAGGCGGAAATGGCTTCATTGGAACAAGCCTTTCAGAAAAACTGATTAACAGAAATATAAGAATTGTCTCTTTCGATATAAATCCTCCAAAAAATCAGGAACTTAAAAATCTAAACAATTTCACTTATATCAAAGGAGATATAAACAATAAATCAGATCTCAAAAAACTTTTTTCAGAGCATGAATTTACAGGAATAATACATCTTGCCTCAGTATCCCGCGTAATTGATGGTGAAAAAGATCCGGATTTATGCAGGAAAACCATTGTTCACGGCACAAAAAATCTGACTGATGAAATTGCATCATCCAGTAACCAACCCTTCATAATTTACGGAAGCAGCCGTGAAGTTTATGGAGAATCCCAGAGTCTTCCGGTTTTGGAATCCTCAGGATATAATCCGGTGAATGTTTACGGTGAAAGCAAAGCTGAAGCAGAGAAAATTATCAGAACTGCTTCAGAAAAACTGAAATTGAAATCAGTAATTCTCCGGTTTTCAAATGTGTACGGCAACCGATATGACATAAATGACAGAGTCATTCCAAGATTTATCCTTGGAGCGCTAAACAATAATATTCTGGAAATACACGGAGGCAGGCAGATATTTGACTTTACAAATATTGATGACACTGTTGCCGGAATAGAATGTACAATTCACCACCTGCTAAAGGAAGATATTCCCAAAGGGTATTGTGAAGATTTCCATATCACTACCGGAAATTCATGCTCATTGTACGATGTGGTCAATATAATCAGAAAAATTACCGGTAAAAATACCCAATATAAACTAACTCCGGAAAGAAGCTATGATGTCAACAGATTTGTTGGCAATCCACAAAAGGCCATAGATATACTGGGTTATAATCCTGAGACTGATCTTGAAACCGGAATAAAGAAAACAATTGATTCATACAGAGGTGAACTGAATTGAAGATATTAAAAGTAATACATGGCTACCCGCCCTACTACATGGCAGGTTCGGAGGTTTATACCTATAACCTCGTTAGAAAATTATCGGAAAAACATGAGATCTCTGTATTTACCAGAATAGAAAACGAATTTAAAGAACCATATAGTTATTATGATTCTGAAGAAGACGGCGTAAATATAAGACGTATAAACATACCACTTAGAGATTATTCATTATATCAAAAATACACAGATAAAAATACAGATAAATTGTTTGAAGAATACCTGACAGATGAAAAACCCGACATTGTCCACATCGGACACCTGTCACATCTCTCAACAAATATCGTCAGAATATCAAAAAAATACAATATTCCTGTTATTTATACCATACATGACTTCTGGCTCTTCTGCTTTGGGGGTCAGCTGATGACACCAGATCTAAAATCATGTCCGGGCAGGAATTTTAAAAACTGCTTTAAATGCCTTGATAAAAAGTTCAGAGGTTCTGAGAGTAAAGAATCCTTAGAGCAGTATTTCAGTCACATGAATGAAATTATTGATCTCATTGACATCTTTATTGCTCCTTCCAGCCACGTAAAAAACTGGTTTGAAGAAGCAGGTGTACCTTCTGGAAAAATAAT
The sequence above is a segment of the Methanoplanus limicola DSM 2279 genome. Coding sequences within it:
- a CDS encoding glycosyltransferase family 4 protein, producing the protein MKILKVIHGYPPYYMAGSEVYTYNLVRKLSEKHEISVFTRIENEFKEPYSYYDSEEDGVNIRRINIPLRDYSLYQKYTDKNTDKLFEEYLTDEKPDIVHIGHLSHLSTNIVRISKKYNIPVIYTIHDFWLFCFGGQLMTPDLKSCPGRNFKNCFKCLDKKFRGSESKESLEQYFSHMNEIIDLIDIFIAPSSHVKNWFEEAGVPSGKIIHERYGFEKFRIKKQEKEFSNESEIIFGYTGRVIPVKGIDKLINIFALPELKDTELKIFGNTGSADLFLSSNSESNISFNGSYHNNEISDILEKIDVLIAPSMWYEVSPLVIQEAQIAGVPVITTDYGGMAELVDDRINGFKFPVNDWNSLKSLIIEIKNNPLMLNTLKYAGKSVIDIKEHADKVSRIYETVIANADK
- a CDS encoding shikimate kinase translates to MSLQKILLIGTLGAGKTTISDVLSERLSLPYYSLDNFRLENIDNSYSGEYFAQYRFIEKCNNKESLILEFSGSGIHAENIYNALLQSGAEISVFWIDTPISVCNKRAKLRKNAVPAPYQWGDIEESIISIYSNIELRWDFLRRHFYDFYFSRIMPAENENPDYVAKKITDLLL
- a CDS encoding B-box zinc finger protein, which translates into the protein MRKRKTPGRTSIAVDNDTKEVIDWSMGKSDSKSVNGYVRKLLEKKHDLKWDELLTIARNEQLVCEEHNLPYIMICEDCNKALCPDCDIKAHLDLGHDVKNFCRKHQIGYNGHCLLCEKERIEEVIKIPDISPDKLMEILDSNEEIIVIDVRTEKEWGEGHLPLKYNKNINFVFNIPYFYIDLTKKDKFRELSKITLNNSLKKFIMVSQGPLVKGEEPEGSTRSYIFGALLKSMFNINNIVCLDGGWAGFHKKYPDIVEEHNKGGECRVCKFYGR
- a CDS encoding DUF4430 domain-containing protein; protein product: MNLKFLKLLSGLVVALCLVTIVSAGTGIADGTDSIVGSTPEVMPVTDMYGAPEEATENITEKSPAVTDEVNLIPIEDDSAKYDVTEEEMREELSLLSETEPETTEIVIEESDFNWDGRAVLVKGHNFKYSPTNDPTAEYDVNATSDLAALEIVAEENSFEFYTSDSGYEKYRTFSLTGISDVNNTADWSYYWAIYVNGVSAPMGFSGNILEDGDLLQFCYGYSNYTAGIFPSPTSFTNIVNITVDVHENFNYEGEVSLTRSPDFKYSPTDDPTAEYDVNATSDLAALKAAGENGGFNFYTSDSGYETYKTFSLNGIGDLNNEADWSYYWSIYINGESAPMGLSGNILEDGDLLQFCYGYSDYTEGIFPTPTTFDSIVNLTVSVHDDFNWEGEIILKKGPDFNFSATTNPSEVYIVNATSDLAALKAAAEKGAFEFYTDDSWYETYGSFTLTGIDDVNNTAKWGYYWAIFINGEAADMGLSGNILNDGDLLQFCYGYSSWTEGIFPSPSSFTNIVNITVDVEDYSSMAMLIPSKTLMEDTPYTTQISVANITDASGLSTFLTWNPDVIDILNVTANSSVFSGSAIYLNLTDGYAEVALTNTDGLTTGTPAPVFDVYFRSKKGLHQETILLGTGTQYSDKSFINHTLPCEDGIFRIERVKGDFNGNGFVDIGDVSRVAYMVADKTLVDMEADFNENGRIDVGDAAAIAWYLIGKTGVI
- a CDS encoding NAD-dependent epimerase/dehydratase family protein; the encoded protein is MRNILITGGNGFIGTSLSEKLINRNIRIVSFDINPPKNQELKNLNNFTYIKGDINNKSDLKKLFSEHEFTGIIHLASVSRVIDGEKDPDLCRKTIVHGTKNLTDEIASSSNQPFIIYGSSREVYGESQSLPVLESSGYNPVNVYGESKAEAEKIIRTASEKLKLKSVILRFSNVYGNRYDINDRVIPRFILGALNNNILEIHGGRQIFDFTNIDDTVAGIECTIHHLLKEDIPKGYCEDFHITTGNSCSLYDVVNIIRKITGKNTQYKLTPERSYDVNRFVGNPQKAIDILGYNPETDLETGIKKTIDSYRGELN
- a CDS encoding M1 family metallopeptidase, with translation MTNSKPENCPGDKLFKYYPEDFSEPAVDVIHMDLEFDIYDDHTITDSQIHLKSPKNPVENLTLNAKNLEIKLVESSGHELTYEYDTEKSLLNISFKDKIPAGTEFTVHTRSVCRPTANILEGLYYDVTPDGAPPQQITQCQQWGFQRIVPCIDEMTAKCTYTTTIKADGRYTNLISNGDISVPRHDIGNGRVSITYSNEITPMAPYLFFLGAGTYDTFTREFEYPNGKKFSLELLVPPGSSREEAESALEILADGIMWMYLFTGPEQYRDTDIRQKMYELAKERDRLKFSAGNPDKTAHVREVLAELSKTIHPGYSYTGTVYREIGMQNSDFGGMENVGNTTITTNRIMPFSQITDPAYEYLTRVKVHEFYHNLNGSEVTGQSPFEIWLNEAVTVFIEDQYHAFKFGEDYARLQTVIDLLAPGNGTMAYDRGTGSIPIEPDGFNDPNDLITGVTYVKSPEFVRMIETLMGKEAFARALNRYHTEFSHRNATGRDWLKVMEEESGLDFSVMAGQWLKQTGYPEIKVSSDYSPKERRLAVKIEQSGQKETDMWEFPLSIVPVGAAGTDLADITVRVRNRTEEIVINNIDQPQFISYSRGYGVYGKVFTDTPAEKLILQAGNDRDVTNRFIAFYRLLDLEKMQIIENPGHEISGHISDLYMEFLRDDELIRKTGGLLLTIFESVDDESYAHNYRLMYDIKQKICRAVASRNYDELVRIYQKYSSQISAGNSGGSGPDSIIADIKPRQVKNTVLNLLSSLDLPKIHDMAKKQFEYSTNASDRLTAFSFYLNSSADDRAEMLNKFRSESMAHPVSREAFYAAVAGCSRDDTAELVRTLMNSPDFNIEQANDQRALFGRFAQNKKISLETEAGRELLSEILKTLIPVNEYSSVNILSVFGNLDRMDKEYQPPCVRLLLEALDSADKDNTPAVYNTIRRILIKSPVAVKSYENSDGVMPEWLIGK
- a CDS encoding nucleotidyltransferase domain-containing protein; its protein translation is MIFHNDIIDQIYRYVSNAENIFGLITFGSFGKKDFSHNSDIDLFLIVGREEDIPGIKNDIEAIFCDQINLLLNPEKNKIILYYSEINLKTDIIISSDKKLLFKYFPYSEIKKYRDSILIDKHGILNDEFLCSQHSEVVDPVTIIDKLTDQFIDSFEHASYVITKGDYYRFYFQYNIALAKYASLLQISMNEFSHLYLPRNLIQSINRPERDKFEQLYPTFELGKGFELLNNLKSEFCLCYIKIGQNNYCLNKDVLTISSFLDNILRRDQILYEESIPGILGECCAKKR